TTGCCATGGTTGTTGAGAAAGCTAGTATCAGCTAAAGAAACTGGGAATGGGTACTTAACAGTCGAGGTGTCCTTTCTAATTTCTGCTTCTGCGCCGCTTGAAATGCTATGATCATCTGTTTCTGATGCAGTGTGAAAGTTTTCATTCCAGTAGGAGCCATCCTCACTGAAACTTTCCCAAGCAGCTGCCATGATGTCGAAAAATTGAGTTGCTTCCATGCCAGGGACTTCATCACTTAACCCAAAAGTGAAGGCCTCAAGATCTGATGCAACAATTTCACCTTCCTCCACTTGGAAAGGATTCAGATAGGATTTGTTCTTCTCATCGACGAAAGGGTTCACATAGTGATCTGGCACAGGAAGAGGATTCGTTACATTAGAAGTGGTTGAATTTGGCACTGCCTGAGCCGGTTCCGGTTGGAGTATCGGCTTCCCGGGCTTCTCCTCCCATTCAAATGGCACAGAAACCACAAGCTTGGCAGGGGATGGAAGCGAGGCAATGGGGGCTGTCTCGATGCTCCAGTCTTTCTTCAGCTTGCCTGGCTTCTCTTCCCAGAGAAAAGGAACAGAAATCTGCTGCTTCTCTCGTCGCGGAAGAACACAGGACTCAGAGAACTCATTCGACTCCATCGTGGCTGGTGTTGTGAATTGTCTGTGTTGCTTGGTGCCATGGGCAGAGGCAGGTATATCTAGGACTGGATTTGTTGGTTTGACAGAACTGTTCCTTGATCAATTTGTTCTTGTTCAACTGTACCAATTGTGGAACTCTCCTTCTAATTCTTAACTGCATCAACTACTttcttctcaagttgaattttatAAATAGTTTTAAATTATATCAAATTCGTATAAATTTTTGCATAAAGTAATACAGACAAATGAGCTTTTGGTTTTGTTTACTCATGTCAAATTGACCCAAACTGAGCCGGCATATGTCACCCGGTTCAGCATTGGGCCCGCTTTATTTTCCTTTTAAACTGTGACGGTGGTTGTTCGAAGAATCGAAGGGACGAGCGATGGCCGTGAATCCGCTGGTGACGTCGCCAATAACAATAAGGCAGAGCCCCCAGACCGTCGGTGACGCCGGAGAGCGAGATCCGAGCCGTGGCTCGCAAGTTTTCTCCGATCGGCTGCACGTTCCACTTCCTTCTTTCCCTTTTTCCTCCTCTGCCTTTTTCTATCTTCCTCCTCATCCTATCGGAAATGCACGGCTAGCGAACCCAACCCTAGCGCCGAAATCCTAGTTCTTCTTCAGCCGTCGTTGGCATAGCGCCGCAATGCTAACTAAGGGTTCGACTTTATAATGCTGACGCCTGATCTTTGTGTGATCTTTCAGTTGAAGCATCTAGTCTATTTCATTGTTTGcacttgtttttttaaaaaatgaatgtTTGGGAAGATGCGTTGAGGATCCAGGCTACCAGGTAGGTATAATGGCTATTGGCGGAAGTCATAGCAAAATGTTTTCTCTTTAAGCTAAGTATACTGCTGCAGCAGATATTACAAGTTTATAATCATGTCTAAAACCTCTGGAAGATTTCTCATGTTGTCTTTTCCAGTACAATTAACCACTATACAACCTTCGTAGGTTGAAGGAAGTTGCATTTGCATCGCCAGCAATTAATTTCTTTGCAATGATAATGTTAGCGGCTTCAGTTGGGTGATATGCATCCCAAAACACATACTTGTTTCTATCTTTGCAGAGGATGGTGCTGGAGTTGCCATCACGGACTCTGAGGCAGAGAGGAGGAAAGCTTAGGCCACAACAAGGATCATATGGATTTTCAAATCCTGGTAATATCAGCATTTGTTAAGTCAATGCCACTGatttttcctatttctttttctttgtggaAATAATGTGGGCTGGAAAGTTGACAAAGTGAAACACTTACCGTATTTGTGATAGTCTTGAATTATATCTTGGAAAATGTCGTAGATATTCGCATATACGAAAACAGATTCAGGACCCAGATCTTCATTTAGCTTGTTGATTGCCCTGATCAACTTCATGTTGTAACCTTGGATTAGTGTGTTTGCAGCTGATAAGCATTCCCCTTTTTTCACCAACTTTATTACTCGAAGATACGGTATGCATCCAATAGGTCCTACCCCAATGACTAGAAACTTTCTTGCCCCGAGCTCATGCAATCTCTGTTAAAATTTGCAGTAATTAATAAATTGATCAAATTTTCCATGATAGAACAGTTATTCTAACTTTGATTTGCTAGATTGTCTTAACTTTGATTTTTCCGTATGACTTTGCTTTTTGACATCTCAGAATTCATTCAAACTTTAACATGCCGTCAAAGGATTAATCATGAATAGTTTCAATTATTTTTCTCGTTTATTTTGATGATTCATTCTTTGGTTATATCTTCATGACATACCAATCAGTGCTAGCTACCTCAGATGATAgaataatttaagttagattcTTAGTatagcataattttttttttaaaaggaaaacaaatccAGTCACTGATTCTTCGTATGCAATTCAGATCATCTATAATTTGATTTGATCTATTTCAACTTGTTTACGAGTATGTACTAGGTTATAATCCTAGttcattttatcaaaaaagaagCTATAAATGTGTCAAGTAATTCTATAACACCCAGTAGCCTTTCATTACTACAATAAATCATTCAAATCCTGATGAGTAGGTACTATTTGTTCTCACCTTTAGATGCAGAGTTAAGTTGGAGACCAATATGTCCTGAAGAGCTGTTGGGGCGAGCTTCTTATCTCCAAAGAAATATACGGATGGCTCGAAGTAGTTCAAGATGTCATTAGACCCTGTTATTATTTGGAAGACAGCGGTCTTTAGGAACTCAGTAGCATTCTTTCCCAGAGTTCTCTCCATGTAATCTCTGGTTTCTTCAAAATATTTCACCTGCATGCTCAATGGTATTCTCTCAACCTGAGCATAGTTTGAGTAGAAAGCAGGTAGACAAAGTTGACATCAAATCCAAAAATTAACACCCATTAGAAGAAACATTTGTGAGTTTGCCACATACAAACAAAGATCCTGTCTCGTCCAATATCCCAGAAGCACCTGAAGCATAGTTGATGCCATTCTGAACAGCATTGCTACAGTTGTTGCCGGCTAAATAGGGTGGAGGGAAAGAATTCTTCCCCAAAGCTTGAACTAGTACAATCAATGCATAAAATTTAGAAAACTATTAAGTAATTGATCTCTAGTAAAGCTTCAGTCATCAAGTCATTTTTTAAAGTTACCATCAAACAGATGagattctcttttcttttatttttttgccTTACAAGATGATGGGAAAGTAATACGAGGCCTCtgatttaggtttttttttttttttccaatttttttatttCCTGCAGTATATAGGAGACATGTGTATATATACCTACGAGATCACTTGTGGTTCTGCCATTAGTGAATCTTCCTGTAGGTTGGCCGCCAGAAGGCGCGAAATCAATGCCGTAAGGAGGTGAGTTAGCTTTGGAGATGGTGAAGAGATAGTTGTTGTTCCCAACGTCGACGAGAGAATCACCGAGGACGATGGTGGGGTAGCGAACTGCTGGAAGACGAAGGCCAAGAACAAACAATGGAAGCAGCAGCAGcagttgaagaagaagaagagacagGAACAATGCAACAAATGGTGAAGCCATGAGGTATGCCTTCTTCTGCTGCAGAAGCTCTGCTGTGTATTGAATATTGCATAGCTTGTGTTCTAATATTAGTTCACAAAGCATGCGATTGGCATGCCTTGCGTTGCAGCTTTGATGTGACACAATCATGAAATTTGGCCTTGGTATCCATTTCTGTGTTTGTGAAGGAGCCAAAAATCCGTTGCAGGAAAGAGGGAAAAGATAAGGGTGGAGAAAGATCAGCCGTCGAAAAGAAAATTAGGACTATTTTCAAAAATGCACTCCAAGTTCTCTAAATTATACAACGAGACCGAGTAGACCAAGAAAGATTTAGGCATTGGTCGGAGTGGAGGGAGATTGGGAGAGAGGGGTCAAAGGAGGAAGAGATGCGGCGTCAAGGAAGCGCGGGGTTTCCACCGTCGGATCTCATGGCGGCGGAGGCGCCCCTTGTGGTGGCTCTCAACTGCCTCGAAGACACCTCACTGGAGCAGGAGGCCCTCGCTGGGGTCGCCACCGTCGAGCACGTCGGCAGCGCGGCCCTCGCCGACGGGCGCATCGAGTCGGCCGCAGCTGTTATCCTGCACTCGCTCTCCCTCTTACCCGGCCCCGCCCAGCGCCGCCTCCGCCCTTGGCAGCTCGTCCTCTGCCTCGGCTCCGCCGACCGCGTCATCGACTCCGCTCTCGCCGCTGATCTAGGGCTCCGCCTCGTCCACGTCGACTGCAGCCGAGCCGAGGAAGTGGCTGACACCGTCATTGCCCTGTTTCTCAGCCTCCTCCGCCGGACCCACTTCCTTTCCCGCCCGTCCTCCGCCTCGGCCGGTTGGTTCGGATCGATCCCGCCGCTGTGCCGGGGAATGCGAAGGTGCCGTGGCCTTGTTCTTGGGATCGTTGGCAGGTCGGCCTCTGCAAGTTGCCTGGCCACCAGGATCCTTGCATTTAAGATGAGCGTGCTCTACTTCGATGTCCACCACGAGGTATTCAACTATTAGGAACCTTGGTACTGTTTTCTCTCATATTGTGCTCTGTTTCACAATGTACTTTTGATCTATCTGTTTTCTGAGAAATAAGCCTTTACAAGTTGCTAATATGAACATTCCTTTGctgtttaagtttgattttttcCTTGCTCAATGAATCCGATTGAACATAGCTACTTGTTAAGCAAAATCCCGATTTCTGCACACAAAATGGTAGGCAACTCGTCGTTGTGTTTCCTTTCTACCGGTCAATATTTTGGCCAATCTGTATCCACTAGACATGTGTAGAAGTATTTGGCGCAACATCTGATATTTATGGCTAGCTATGGTAGTGTAGTTTATTATGTAATAATTACTGCAGATAACAGTTATGTAATAATTACTGCATATAACAGTTAGCCTCAGGCAATATACTCAGTACTCACATCTATTGTCAGATTTTAGTGCTGCATATTCTGAGAGCTCCGTGCTAATTTCTTAGTGATATCCTCAAAATGAAATTTTGGCACAATCTGATCATAATAAACTCTAGTCAGTGTGTAGAGGGCTTAGGTTTTCATGTTTGTATCTTAACAAATAATAAGTTGAATGGTCTTTTGAGTTAAGGATTTGATCTGTGGAAGCGAAATAGAATTTCATTTTCATGATAACAGAATCCAAGAAACTCCTTGGTAGTTTTCTCTAGCTTGATGCGATGAAAATAAGACTGTTATGCGTGTGTTAATTATCTTACCATTCAATTGTTTAAAATTTCATgacttttaatattttttgaacATCTGTAAAGGTGACAGACAAATCAAGACGGTCTGCTATTGCATTTCCTTCTGCAGCTCGAAGGATGGACACCCTAAATGATTTGCTGGCAGCAAGTGATCTTGTTTCACTTCACTGTTCACTCTCAGATGCTACCATGCATATTCTTAATGCAGAATGCCTGCAACATATAAAGCCTGGTAAACTGTTTGACATAATTTGACTATTTGGACTATGCGTTTCTTTCAATTCTGGTTGTCTGCATAATTTAATCGCAATCTCAAATAGTTAAGTATCTGTTTTTCCACAGGTGCATTTATAGTTAATACAGCTAGCAGTCAATTGATAGATGATCGTGCATTAAAACAACTATTGATTAATGGTACCATAGCCGGTTGTGCATTGGATGGTGCTGAGGGGCCACAATGGATGGAAGCATGGGTAAGAGTCCAACTGCATAAGATCTACTGCATAAACTGTGTAACCTATGTGAGCCATAAGTGTAAAGATAAGGAACCCAAGATTAATAGTTCTCATAATAGGTGCTTGATGCATCAATATACCTAAGAGTTTACGATTTGTGTTTTATGTTTGCGACCAGAAGTTAGTTCTTTGAGCATGTTCTCATATGCCGATGCATAAGATtggactttttttaaaaaaaaaaaaatcacaaaaattaAGTTCATTTAGTTgcatctttttctttttctatactGCGTGTTCAATTTAGCCAATTCCAGCTGTATTATTGCTATGGAGTGCCACATAAACATGTTGAACGAGGTTTGGCTCTAGCTTATTTTACTTTGTACTTGTCAAGAGCAGATGCTGAATTTTGTCTTTCTTATATCTTCTTTCCTTTTTGTGTACATTGcgtattataaaattaaaatatctaatATGGCACATTGCTCTGAAGTTTTGTTTTAACCCATTTTCAGGTAAGAGAGATGCCAAATGTGCTAATTCTTCCTCGCAGTGCAGACTATAGTGAAGAAGTATGGATGGAAATAAGGGAAAAAGCAATCACCATATTACAGTCATTTTTCCTTGATGGAATTGTACCAGATTATGCTATATCTGATGAAGATGAAATGATAAGTGGAATTGTATGTAAAGATGAGCATACAAAGAAGGAAGTAAAAGAAACTCAAACTCAGCAGATTCATGGTCTTGAACAGCAGATAAATGAGAGCCACTTGACTTCAGAATACATCTACAAGAAGGATAACCGTGAATTTAACATTTCTCATGTTTCAGCTGTTTCCCAAAATGTAGGCTCTATAACTGAAGGCAGGCATAGTGGAACAAGTAAAAAGGGTAAGAAGAGACCTGCTCGCCGAAGATCCCACCAGGAACCAGATGATTATTCAGCAGGAGAGAGTGATACTAGTTATACATTAGATCAAGATGATGATACGGCAACAAGTGGAAGGGAGAAAGTGTTAGGTTCTGGTTCTAGGTTAACTTCTCCTGAGGATCCTAGAAATAAACTAATGTGCACCTCTGAGCCTACACTAGACTCGTCACCAAAACAGGTGTCAGTAAATGCAGAAGTTAATGAAAATTCTGTTCAACTGCTGAAAGATGGTTTCATCATTGCCCTACGTGCAAGAGATTGCCAAGGATATCATGTCTCTAGACAAAGAAATCAAGGAGGTGGCTGGTTCCTTGATACAATGTCAAACATATCAAAGAGGGATCCGGCTGCAGAATTCCTTGTTTGCTTTAGAAGCAAGGTATTTATATAGTTTTTAGTGTTGCTGAATGAAATGCCACTTCATCTCTCTTAATAGCACTTACAATTTCCAGGGCATAATCGGGTTGCGGTCTTTATCGTCTGGTGGGAAACTCTTACAGGTTAGGAATTGCATTTAATGTCTACAAGCTTTCAATTAATGTTCAAACCATTTACCGATGTATTCCGCCAACCAGCGTTTACTTTGGCTACAAATACACAACTTCCATATAACTTTTTCATGTTTTGCATGGTACCAGATCAATAGGAGAATGGAGTTTGTATTTGCGAGTTATAATTTTGATGTGTGGGAGGCTTGGACATTGCGTGGTCCTACATTGGAAGAATGTAAACTAGTTAACTGCAAAAAACCATCGGTATGCACCTTATTTGCATTATCCATACAAGGACACGGGCCATCCTACTAACGTCGCATATTTGATACTCAATATAAGACATAAAGTTTGAATTTATTCTCCCATTTTATGCCTCAGTTTTCATATTGAGTGTCTTCTCTTGTTAGCACTACAAACGTCAAACTAATTTGTGGAACTCCGTAACAACCCGTTCCaaactttgttcatcaagcataCTTTTCTGCATAATCTTGATGCTTTATATAATCACAATTTTGAATTTGTGCTTTCTCTATGATCATCTTCAATTTTAATCTATTATTCGTTACCCACTAGTGTAAATTTTCTTTTCTGCTATAATATTTTAATGACATTTTATTTGTATCATCATGTGTAGGCTGTCCTAGAAGTAAGTATAGAGATCCTTGCGACTGTCAATGAAGACGGCATCACTAGATGGATTGATTAACTTATTTACGGTAAAAGATGCTCGGAAAGAATCAGGTATCCTTGTCTTTCGACAAAGGATTTTCCTAATCTATCTGTTTTCTTTTAGCTGACTCTTGTAGTTGCTTTAAAGTTTAGGAAATGGTTGTGGAATGTGTTTTCCAATCGTTATGTATCTTTCTTTGTAAACATCAAACTCCAGTGAAGTTCTGTAAAACATTGCTCAAAATCTCAATGTCGAAGCTGTTGTCTCCTTGTTTGTTTCCTACCTTCCTCCCCGAGGCCTTGCTGGCATCCAAAACTCTTCAGATTTATGTCGctgcaagaaaagataagagactTTTAGGGGGTAAAAGAAAAATTAGCGGCTCACACGATCAAACTCTTCCAATTTCTGTcactgaaagaaaaaaaaaaagaaattttaaagggGGGAAAACGAAAAACCATATGCTTAAGAATATGTTCTAACCAGAGTTAAATTTCATGGGATTAGATGATAACTATGTTTTAGAAAATGgaggataaaataaaatttttaatggcCATGCTCGTATTCCGTGAACATAGTTAGTCGACACGTATCACTAATCATCAAAACGACTGACGTGGACGCGTTACGTGACAACTACTTCTGCATGCACGACACGTCGCACTCTCTGGATCCTGCCACCTTTATCCACCAAATCCTATATAAATGGTTCACTCGCTCACTAATGGCCATCGAAGTCTCTAATCTACTGATTAAATATTAATAGTAGCAACTGAATGCAATCGGCGGCGGAGAAGATGAAGGATGCGACAAGCAAAGCGAAAGAGAAGGTGAAGGAGTTCGCCGGGAAGGCGGAGGGGACAGCAGAGGCCGCCACGGCCCGGACGCCGGAGGAGCGAGCTGCCGCGAAGGAACGGGCCAAGGCGAGGGAGAAGGAGGCCGAGGCGGAGTATCACGAGGAGAAGGCGGAGCACCGGGAGGAGGCCGCTGCAAAACACGGCATCGCCGGCGTGCCCCTTGCCGGCACTGGACACCGTCACCACCGCCGCCCGGTGGGAACGCACCCAACTTATCCAACGTCCGGCGGGAAGTACATGTAATTTTCTAGCAAAATGTAGTATCCGCAGTCtcaactaaataaaaaaataaatagtgtGGGTTTTCATATCAGCAGCAAAATATTTGAAGTTTTCAAATTAAAAAGTTGAAATTTAGAAGTATTGgtaaaaacaaaagcaacttgtTCGATGGTTCCAACTAAATAGatcataaaaaaattaagtaataaaatataaataatagtaGCAAAAACATCAAGGGGTGGTGGCGCAGTTGGCTAGCGCGTAGGTCTCATAGCTCCTGAGAAATCCTGAGGTCGAGAGTTCGAGCCTCTCTCACCCCATTTTTTGGTGATGTTTTTACTATTTTAGGTAATTCTGAATTCAACCATGCCGGTCAAGAGTTCGAGTCTCTCTCCCTTTTTTTGCTATTTTGCATAATTCTGAGGTCAACAATGCTGTGATGTATGAGGAGTCAAACCTTtgggattttttttaatatcactGTCAATTGGTCCATTGATGAATGATTGCCAAAAACTGAAACTATCATATATTTGGTAAGTTCCTAGCATAAGCTATTCGTTTGTACCATTtttatgagaaaatatcatgattTAAATTACTAAATGATGATAATAGAATTTACCTCTGAGTAATACAGTGAAGATCTTTCGAGCAATATAATTGAATTCCTCCTAACAGGTAGATTAAGTTTCACATAGCAATATTACTTAGATCCCCCAGGCCAATAATATCATGATTTCACAAAATAATATTGAAACGTCCCTGATTATTCTTCTTTTTTAAACATGCGGACATCCCAAATTACAATTACACTTACAATCATAATATACTCTTGATTTAACTAAGATATTTAAATATTAGGTGCGGGTCATGTAGCTCTAAAATTTAttctttaaagaaaatatttaactaatgtGGAAATTAAACTGAAAGATGTTTGGGTTGTACCATCATTATCACTAGCTAGCTTGCTCATCTATCAATGTCTCATGTTTCATTTGTATTATTATCTGAAATAGTTAAAATATGTGAGTTGAGAGACTTAACACATTCAAATCATACTATGCATTAATTAGTTCCTATATCCATTTGTccaaaagagaaaacttatctaactaAATCTTTATTCATAGTAAAGTATTTTTCTTGCAATGCATACTAAAATATGAATGTAAACATACTACATACAAGGAACAAGGACATACAAATGAacattgttagggtcgaaatgtactagatggggggggggggggggggaattactCGTCGTCCGCTCGTCGTCTTGTTTCTTGGTAATAATAGGCAGCAGAAAATGCAAGAAACACAATTACaacactaacacaaggatttacttggtatccacctcaagaagagatgactaatccaaggatctacacatgacacacactctccactataaaaacacttcTTCTCGGTCGCaatcggaggtggagaaacctcgtacaaactcactcaataacaagaagaaaagaagaagcaaatacaagtaaatcttacaagattttacagCATAAAATCATAgctagcttctccttcttgtttggaatgcctcttgaccttggaagtgcaaaaacaccttgctccaagaagcttcaagatctGGCAGTGAGTGGTGGAGAAGGcactgtgaagatcggagatgaatcgcgCTGTAGTCGTGTAAGCTCTGCAAAGAAGAACGCTGGCCAAAAGATATAATATGCGTCAACGatcagatcccaatcgattggattgctctcaatcaattgggaggctttggatcgatcggtcgatcgatccagagcacctctgtgctctctgaaaatcacctgaatcgattgcccgatcgattcagggtTCTCGCGCGATTTCctgcctctcaatcgatcgctcgattgaTTGGAGGCTgctaatcgatcgggtgatcgattggaggctcccaatcgatcgagtgatagattgggaggctttctatgCTCGCGCcaattctccccaatcgatcgattgggtgatGTTTTTGTCGCGACACCTCACccaatcgattaaccgatcgattgagcatgagtcaatcaattagttgatcgattgattCAACTTGATTTGCCTTAATCAAGTCCCAAATCCCCAAAACCCAAGATCTGGTCAACCATAACATGTTAGGACATtatgcctaacatccggtcaccctcgacctggtAGGACTtcctcactaagtgtccggtcaatccctttgacccacttggacttttctcctcgtgctaagtatccggtcaaccctttgacctacttggacttttcaacaccaggtgtccaatcaaccttgacccacttggatttccacgtgtttgacttcactcaccaggactttccttctgcctagcttcattcactaggatttcccatctgcctggcttcattcaccaggactttcacctagtttcactcactaaggtttCCCATctgtttagcttcactcaccagaactttcacatagctttactcactaaggttttctatctgcctggcttcactcaccaggactttcacctagcttcactcaccaggattttctaattgcctggcttcacttaccaggactttccatctgcttgacttcactcactagcactttccatctgcctaacttcactcactaggattttccatttgcctggtttcactcaccaggacttttcgatcaagtatccagtcattcttgacctacttgactcttcttcacatctaactagcCAACCATTATTAAAGGagaattataccaacaatct
This region of Zingiber officinale cultivar Zhangliang chromosome 9A, Zo_v1.1, whole genome shotgun sequence genomic DNA includes:
- the LOC122018701 gene encoding uncharacterized protein LOC122018701, whose product is MESNEFSESCVLPRREKQQISVPFLWEEKPGKLKKDWSIETAPIASLPSPAKLVVSVPFEWEEKPGKPILQPEPAQAVPNSTTSNVTNPLPVPDHYVNPFVDEKNKSYLNPFQVEEGEIVASDLEAFTFGLSDEVPGMEATQFFDIMAAAWESFSEDGSYWNENFHTASETDDHSISSGAEAEIRKDTSTVKYPFPVSLADTSFLNNHGKDHTPSSVTACPGPFLLKKFNHEHTAIAKTFTLEELMMLNRKLSYKSKQTDVRMEHSKSMLLCFPFIRNSNKTRA
- the LOC122019326 gene encoding GDSL esterase/lipase At5g41890; protein product: MASPFVALFLSLLLLQLLLLLPLFVLGLRLPAVRYPTIVLGDSLVDVGNNNYLFTISKANSPPYGIDFAPSGGQPTGRFTNGRTTSDLVVQALGKNSFPPPYLAGNNCSNAVQNGINYASGASGILDETGSLFVERIPLSMQVKYFEETRDYMERTLGKNATEFLKTAVFQIITGSNDILNYFEPSVYFFGDKKLAPTALQDILVSNLTLHLKRLHELGARKFLVIGVGPIGCIPYLRVIKLVKKGECLSAANTLIQGYNMKLIRAINKLNEDLGPESVFVYANIYDIFQDIIQDYHKYGFENPYDPCCGLSFPPLCLRVRDGNSSTILCKDRNKYVFWDAYHPTEAANIIIAKKLIAGDANATSFNLRRLYSG
- the LOC122020159 gene encoding C-terminal binding protein AN-like isoform X2 → MRRQGSAGFPPSDLMAAEAPLVVALNCLEDTSLEQEALAGVATVEHVGSAALADGRIESAAAVILHSLSLLPGPAQRRLRPWQLVLCLGSADRVIDSALAADLGLRLVHVDCSRAEEVADTVIALFLSLLRRTHFLSRPSSASAGWFGSIPPLCRGMRRCRGLVLGIVGRSASASCLATRILAFKMSVLYFDVHHEVTDKSRRSAIAFPSAARRMDTLNDLLAASDLVSLHCSLSDATMHILNAECLQHIKPGAFIVNTASSQLIDDRALKQLLINGTIAGCALDGAEGPQWMEAWVREMPNVLILPRSADYSEEVWMEIREKAITILQSFFLDGIVPDYAISDEDEMISGIVCKDEHTKKEVKETQTQQIHGLEQQINESHLTSEYIYKKDNREFNISHVSAVSQNVGSITEGRHSGTSKKGKKRPARRRSHQEPDDYSAGESDTSYTLDQDDDTATSGREKVLGSGSRLTSPEDPRNKLMCTSEPTLDSSPKQVSVNAEVNENSVQLLKDGFIIALRARDCQGYHVSRQRNQGGGWFLDTMSNISKRDPAAEFLVCFRSKGIIGLRSLSSGGKLLQAVLEVSIEILATVNEDGITRWID
- the LOC122020159 gene encoding C-terminal binding protein AN-like isoform X1: MRRQGSAGFPPSDLMAAEAPLVVALNCLEDTSLEQEALAGVATVEHVGSAALADGRIESAAAVILHSLSLLPGPAQRRLRPWQLVLCLGSADRVIDSALAADLGLRLVHVDCSRAEEVADTVIALFLSLLRRTHFLSRPSSASAGWFGSIPPLCRGMRRCRGLVLGIVGRSASASCLATRILAFKMSVLYFDVHHEVTDKSRRSAIAFPSAARRMDTLNDLLAASDLVSLHCSLSDATMHILNAECLQHIKPGAFIVNTASSQLIDDRALKQLLINGTIAGCALDGAEGPQWMEAWVREMPNVLILPRSADYSEEVWMEIREKAITILQSFFLDGIVPDYAISDEDEMISGIVCKDEHTKKEVKETQTQQIHGLEQQINESHLTSEYIYKKDNREFNISHVSAVSQNVGSITEGRHSGTSKKGKKRPARRRSHQEPDDYSAGESDTSYTLDQDDDTATSGREKVLGSGSRLTSPEDPRNKLMCTSEPTLDSSPKQVSVNAEVNENSVQLLKDGFIIALRARDCQGYHVSRQRNQGGGWFLDTMSNISKRDPAAEFLVCFRSKGIIGLRSLSSGGKLLQINRRMEFVFASYNFDVWEAWTLRGPTLEECKLVNCKKPSAVLEVSIEILATVNEDGITRWID
- the LOC122019327 gene encoding late embryogenesis abundant protein 18-like, encoding MQSAAEKMKDATSKAKEKVKEFAGKAEGTAEAATARTPEERAAAKERAKAREKEAEAEYHEEKAEHREEAAAKHGIAGVPLAGTGHRHHRRPVGTHPTYPTSGGKYM